GCAGGCGGCGCGGCGACATCGATCACGCTAACGGCGCGGCTCGCGGTGGCAGGCAGGATTACCGCCGCCAGCACGGCCATAATCAGCATCCCAGAGGGGCGGTGCGCGACATTCTTCATCATCTTCAATCTCCGTTTCAGACAGGTGTCGCGGGCATTGGCGAAGAGCAGCTTCTGGGGCGCCGCCGACTTGGCGATGGCCCTTCCGTAATCGGCCGCTGCCGAGGGACCGCGCCGCGCCAGGACACGGGCGTCGCACGCCGCTTCCTGGTCGAAATGGAAGGCCGCATAGGCCCGCCACGCGATCGGGTTGAACCAATGGAGAGAGAGGATGAAGAGACCGAACTGGCGTGCGAAAAGATCGCCCGAGCGGTGGTGTGAGAGTTCATGCTCGAGTGCGAGATCGAGCTCGGTGTCGGTGCAGCGATCGGCATAGCTTTGCGGCAGCGCGATCACGCGGTGGATCGTCCCGAAGGCCATCGGACCCGGAGCGGCGGGCGAGACCATGAGGTCGATACCGCCGACCCGTTCGACCTTGGTCGCAGGTCCGAGGATGGTGCGGCGGTGCTGGACGTAACGCCCTTGGTAGACCAGGAACGTCGCCACCGCGCCGATCGCCCAGAGGGTCAACAGCAACAGCGGCCAGTCCATGCTGGCAACGGCGGGCGCGAGCGCATCGGTGCCCTGCGCCTCCCCCTTCATCGCAGCGACGATATAGGCGTTGGCAAGCGCGCTTTCCTGTCCCCCGCTGACCGCACCGGCCGCGGCGGCGGGCAGGATGGTCGGCGCGGCCACCTCGCGTTCGACCACCGTCTCGAAGGTCGGCACGAAGAAGCGTGCGGCGGGTAACAGCCACAGGCCATAGGCCACCCGCGCGCCGAAGCGCTGTGCCACGGGGCCGCGGATCGCGAGCACGAGCAGCATCAGCGCGCTGGTCCAGACGAGCGTTTCGATCAGCCATTCGCTCATTTCTTGAGCTCCTTCAGCAGCGCTTCGATTTCGGCGATTTCGCTGTCGGTGATCGCCTCGTCCTCGGCGAGGCGCGCGATCATCGGGGTCAGCCGCCCGCCGAACAATCGATCGACGAGGCGTCGGCTTTCATTGCCGACATAGGAATCGCGTTCGATGGCGGGGCTGTAGAGATAGCGGCGGCCCTCCGCCTCATGCCGCACCGCACCCTTCTGGGTCAGGCGCGAGAGCATCGTCTTGACCGTCGGCAGGCTCCAGCCGCGGCTCTCGGGCACGCGCTCGGCGACCTCGGCGGCGCTGACCGCCTGCGGGGCCGCGCTCCACAGCGCTTCCATGATTTCCAGTTCGGCTTCACTGACGCGCTTGTCCAAGACTCGGCTCCTTGATCGATTACGCTCGTAGTCATTACGACTACATTCGTAACCGTCAACCCCCGAGCCACGGTTCGTCGACATATTTTCGACGAACGGCGGTTTTAGCGGCTGCGATAGCCCTCGCCAGCGGGTCCATCTTCATCGCCCGGGGCCTCGCCCTCGGTGTCGAGCGTCGCCAGTTCGGCCTCGACCTGCGCCAGCAACGCCACCCGCGACTCGGCGCTGAGGTCATCGGCGATGGTGATCTGCCGCTGTGCGCTCTCCAGCATGGTGCGATAGGTCTCGGGATCGGCATCGCTGGCGCACAGGATCACGCGGTTGACCCGACGCCCGCCGTTCGCGCCGTCCATCAGCACCTCGGCGACGAAGGCACGTGTCGGGCACTCGTCACCCGGTTCTGGGATGGCCGACGGCGCGGCGACCAGCCCCTCGCCCGCCAGCGTCACCTCTGTCTCTTCTTCGAGCACATTGCCCTCGGCATCCAGCTCGCGCCGGATCTCGCGCTTCACGATTGTCGGCGCGTCCGACGCCTCACTTTTATATTTTGGGGTCGGCGGCGGCGGGGGCGGTGCGGGCACATCCTGCAATGCAATCGCCAGCAACATGGTCGTGATCATTTGTTCGTCCCCTTCGCCTCGATGCGCCTGACGCGATCATGCGCCAGCGCCCTGAACCGCGCCTGAAAGGCCTAGGCGCCCTGCCCCTGTGCGCGTTCGCTCAGCACGTGGCTGGCACCCTCGCCATCGCGTGCGGCGCGGCGGTCGAGCGCTTCCGGATAGACCTCGCCGAACAGCATCCCGAAAGTGCGGTCCCAGCTATGGTTGCCGCGCACCAGTTTCTTGCCTTCCGCACCGATCGCCGCCGCGCCCTCGCGCCACACGCGCTGGATATTGGCGGCCATCGCGTCGCTGTCATCCACCGGCCCGAGGTAGCCCGTGCCGGCCGGCACCTGGCAGGGCATCGAGCCCGCCTCGACCCCGACCACCGGCAGTCCCGCGGCCTGCGCCTCGAGGATCGAATTGCCCGCCACTTCATAGGGCATGGCCGACACATAGATATCGGACGACGCATAGGCCCGCGCCAGCGCGGCGCGATCCTTCAGGTAACCCGGCATATGCACCGCCGCCTCGACCCCCGCCTCGAGCTGCTTCTGCCGCCATTTGCCATCGCCCAGCACCAGAAGGTGCGCGCCCATCTCTTCGGGCAGCTTGCGGAACGCGTCGAGCACGACCTGCACACGCTTCTCGCGGTCGAGCCGCCCGGCATAGACGAGCAGCGGCGCCTTGTCGGCAATGCCGAGGCTGGCACGAAAGTCGGGGTCGCGCTCTTCCTCGCGGAACTGGCTGAGGTCGAGCCCCTGCGGCAGCAGGAAGGGCTCGCGCACCCCCATGTCGCGAAACTGCTGGAGCGCGATCGGGTTGAGCGCATAGACCGCGTCGAACTTGGTATAGAGCTTCTTGGCATAGCGTCGCCCGAGGTTCGCCGCCATGCGCCCGATACGCTTGCCCGCCACCGTGTGCACCGCTTCGTAGAAGTGCGCTTCGGGAAAGTCGGTGCGATAGCCCGCCACCGTCGCCGTGCCCGGCGTCTCGTCGCGATATTTGAGCGCCGCCCATGGCAAATTGTACGGATCGATCGATTCGATCACGTCGGGACGAAAGCGATCGAGAATGCCCCGCACTGCCTTGTTCCGGAGCATCAGCCGGTAATTGGGCTGGTGCGGCAGCGTCGGGCTTTTCACATAGGCCGTGATCAGCCGCCCTTCCTCGACCACCTTGTCCTCGGGGCCGGGGATGATGAGCAGATGCTGCCAATCGAGCTTCTCGGCGATATAACGCCGCTTGTAGCGCAGGTAATTGCCCCCGCCGCCACCGGTCTCGGAATAGTTTTGCGTCAGGTCGCACAGCATCGGCGCGCGACCGGCGGGACGAGAAGATTGATCAAGCATGGCGCGCCCCTTGCACGTCAATAAGGGCAGAAAATCGGCAAAGCCGCGTTTATCGAGCCCGGCCCTGCCGTCGACTGTCGGAAAATTTTACGGACCAGCGCCACAACGCACGAAGCCTTTATCCATTTTTGCCGGTTTTAAGACATTATAGAAAACTGGCACGCGCCGTGCAAAGTATCGGGCGTCCACATTGGTTCCACAAACCAAAGCTAAAGGGACGGTGACAACGGGATCTGGTCCCCGGCGTCACCGTCCCTTTTCCTTTGGGGCCAATACCCCCGGCCTATGGGCGCGTCAGGCGCCGGCCTTGTCGCCGAGCATCTCTTTCAACTCGCCGCTCTCGTACATCTCCATCATGATGTCCGAACCACCGACGAACTCGCCGTCGATGTAGAGCTGCGGGATGGTCGGCCAGTCCGAATAGTCCTTGATGCCCTGCCGGATTTCCTGATCGGCGAGCACGTCGACCGTCTCGAACTCGGTGCCGAGATGATCGAGGATCGCCACCGCGCGGCTCGAAAAGCCGCATTGCGGGAAGAGCTTCGAGCCCTTCATGAAGAGGAGGACCGGATGGTCCTTCACCATCGCGTCGATGCGCGTCTTGATGTCGCTCATATTCTGTCTCCTACGAGCGGATATTGATCGAGGTCACGCTGGGCATTTGGTGGTGAGCTGCAGTGCATGCAACTCCCCGCCAATGCGTCCGCCCAGCGCGGCATAGACCTTCTGATGCTGCTTCACCCGGCTCATCCCGGCGAAACTCGCGCTGGTCACGACCGCGGCCCAATGATCGTTATCGCCCGCAAGGTCGGTCAGCTCGACGGTCGCATCAGGAATGGCGGCGATGATCGCCGCCTCGATGTCGGGCCCGGCCATCGGCATCAGCTGTTGCTTTCGATGAAGTGCCGGCGCGCCTCGACCTGCTTATGCTCGAGCGCGGCGCGGATATCGGCCTCGCTGACATCGCAGCCTGCGTTGGTAAGGTCGCCCAAGAGCTTGCGGATGACATCCTCGTCGCCCGCTTCCTCGAAATCGGCGCGCACGACTTCCTTGGCGTAATTCTCGGCCTCGACCTCGCTCAGCCCCATCTTCTCGGCTGCCCAGGCACCGAGCAGCCGGTTGCGCCGCGCGGCGACCTTGAACTGCATTTCCTGGTCGCGCGCGAACTTGTTCTCGAACGCCTTCTCGCGATCCTCGAAATTGCCCATATCCTGTTTCCCTTGATCTTGACGGTTCCCCGCCGAGATAGGGGCGCACGGGCGCGGGCGCAATGCGGCTGATGCGATGGAGGGCTCGCCTAGAAGGAAGCCGCCTCGTCGGCGAGCGCGGTCGCGGTGGCTTCCGCTACCTGCTCCACCAGCTGCGGCTCGCCGTCGAGACCATAGACATCGTGGCTGAACGCCAGCGCGCCGTCGATCGCCTCGGCGGTCAGGTAGGTGACGAACACCGCCACCCCTTCGGGCAGCTGATGGTGATATTCGGTGCCGCCGATGTCGGGCACGCCCTGCCCCTTGTAAAGCCAGCCCGCGAAGCGCTCGGCATCCTCGAGACGGATGCACCCGTTCGACAGCGCGCGCATGTCGCGGCCGAAATATTCACGCATCGGCGTGTCGTGCAGGTAGATGCCCGTCGCATTGGGGAAGTTGAACTTGAAATCGCCCATCGAATTGGTCGGCCCCGGGCGCTGGCGCACCTTGAGGTTGCCGGGCCGCAAAGCGGTCGACCAGTCGACGGTCTTGGGATCGACCACATTGGCATCCAGCGCCCAGCGATCGACGATCTCATAGCCACGCGGGCGCATATAGCTCTCGCCCATCCGCTTGATATTGGGTCCCACAGTCTTGCGCACGAGATTGTCGGGCACGTGCCAATATGGATTATGCGTCGCGTAGTGAATCGTCGAGACGATGAGCGGGGTGCGGCTGTCGACCGGGCCGACCATCTCATTCTTGCCGACGACAACCTTCATGCTGTCGACCGGCTGGCCATTGTCGTACATCCACAGCCGCTGGCTGGCGACATCGACCAGCACGAAGCGGTTGCGCTTGGGCAACGCACGCACGCGCGCCATCGTCGCTTTCAGGGCATGCGCGCTTTCGACCGGCAGCCCGCGGCCATAGGCCTTGGCGCTGGCGCGCAGTTGCTCGTAGACGACGTTCATCGCCGTATTCTGGCGCACGAGGGTCGACAGCGACCGTGCCTGCGTGAGGAGCGTCACATGGTCGGCGCGCGAAAAGCGCATCGGCTTCTGATAGGGGTCGCCATATTCGACGCCGAGGACCGGCGCCTGAAGAATGGTGACATAATCGAGATAGGCGCGATCGAGCAGCTGCGAGAGTTGCTTCGCCGCCGCCACGTCGCCGCCAGCCGCCCGGGCCCGCAGCGCCTCGGCCTGCGCGGCCACGGTGGGCCCCTCGTTATAGCCTTCGAAATCGGCAAAACGCAGCAGGTCGATCAGCCGGTCGGCGCCCGCGACCTGATCGGCATCGCCAGACCAGCGCACGGCCTCGTCGGGCGACTGCTGCGCGGTGGTCGCTGCGCGCATCCGTTCGGAGGGCAGCTCCTGCGCCGCAGCAGCGACCGGCGCTGCACTGCACAAGATGGTGGCAAGCGTGAGAAGGTGGGTTTTGCGCATGTCGATCATCTTTCGTTACGCTCATTATGGTACAGCAAAAATTGCTCGTGCCTTAAGGGTTTATCGCCCCATCGCAGCACAAGCTCGCTTCCCCGTAAAGCTGTGTCTCCATCGCCACATTATCATGCCCCGGCGGGGATTTTGGGGAACGGCACACAGTCTCATCGGTTCCTGAACTGTGATTTCCTCTTACGGAAATAAAGGGACAAGATGAAGAAAATGCTATTGGCGGCGCTTGCTGCGACCGCCCTCTCGACGCCTGCCATGGCACGCGACGGGCAGGGATATTTCGGGATCGAAGGTGGTGTGCTTTTTCCGCAAGAGCAGGATGGCTTACTGTTCGCGGACTTCGACGATACCGACCTGACCGACATCAGCGTGGGCAGCCCCTATGCGCTTGATTACGACATGGGCTACGATCTTGATGTCGTGCTCGGCTACGACTTCGGCATGTTTCGCCTCGAGGTCGAGGGCGGCTACAAGCACGCCCAGATCGACAATCTCTCGGGCTTCGACAGCTTCGTCAGCACCTACAACACGCAGGTAAACGACCCGCTCAACGACGAACCGGGCACCAATCTGACCGAGTCCGATTTCGACCTGTCCGACCGCGACATCAGCGTCTGGTCGGGAATGATCAACGGTCTCGTCGATTTTGGCGGTGACGACGGCATCGGTTTCTACGCCGGTGGCGGTGTCGGCTATGCCAGCGTCGACGTGCTCGACGAGGCCGAGGGCGTCTTCGCCTGGCAGCTGCTCGCCGGCGCGCGCATCCCGCTGTCGCCCTCGATCGATGCGGGCGTGAAGTATCGTTATTTCCAGACCGCCGACATCGGGGTCGCCGACGATGATTTCGTTAGCACCCCAGACGGCATCGTCTTCACAGACTTCGAAGACAATTTCTCCTCGCACAGCGTACTGGCGAGCCTGATTGTCAACTTCGGTGGCGCCTCGGCCCCGCCGCCGCCGCCGCCGCCGCCGGCTCCACCCGCGCCGCCGCCCCCGCCGCCCGCCGCGACCGTCACCTGTCCCAACGGCACGGTGATCCTCGCGACCGAGAGCTGCCCCTCGCCGCCCCCGCCGCCCCCACCACCGCCGCCCGCGCCCGAACCCGAACGCGGCTGAGCGACGGCGCCGGATCACGGAACCCAGAAGAGGAGGGTCGGTCTCCGGACCGGCCCTTTTATTGTCCGATGAAATAGAGCGCGAAGAACAGCGCCGCGCTCGCGGCCGCAAACAAGGCCCGCTTCAGTGCTGCCCGCATCGCTTCGCGGCGAGCGCGCCGCCGAGCCGTCGCCGCCCGGTCGAGATAGGCCAGCGTGAACAGCGAGAAGAGCACCCCCAGCACCAGCATCCACCAGTCCGGCTCACCGCTGTTCTTCGAAACGAACAGTGCGCCGACCAGCGCGAGCGGCACCGCCCAGCAGCCGATCGGCATGATCGGTAGGTCGGAGGGCGCGGGCCGGGCCATCAGTCCATCGTCACCACGAGCTTGCCGGTGACCTTGCGCGTCGCCAGCGCGGCGATCGCCTCCCCGCCCTTCTCGAGCGGATAGGTGCCGGTCACCTTGGGCGCGATCTTGCCCTCGCCGAGCAGCGCGAACAGCTCCCTCACCTGGCCTGCATAGGCCTTGGGATCGCGCATCGCGAAAGCGCCCCAGAACACCCCGCTGACCTCGGCCTCCTTGAGGAGCGCGAGGTTGAGCGGCAGCTTGGGAATGCCTGCCGGGAAGCCCACCACCAGATAGCGCCCTTGCCAGCCGAGGCTGCGCAGCGCGGGTTCGGCATAATCGCCGCCGACGGGGTCGAGGATGATGTCGAACCCCTCGCCGCTGGCCGCCGCCTTGAACTGGCCCGCCAGCGCCTTGGAGCCGTGCTTGTCGAGGGCGCCGCGCGGGTAGATGACGCAATCATCCGCTCCCGCTTCGCCCGCAACCCTTGCCTTGTCGGCGCTCGACACGGCGGCGACGACGCGCGCGCCATAGGCCTGGGCAAGTTCGATCGCGGCGAGGCCCACGCCACCTGCCGCGCCCAGCACGAGCACCTCCTGCCCCACCGCGATGCGCCCGCGATCCTTCAGGGCGTGGATCGCCGTCGCATAGGTCAGGAGAAGCGAAGCGCCCATGCTAAAACTCACGCCCTCGGGCAGCGGGATCGCCGCCTTGGCGTTGACCACCAGCCGTTCCGACAGGCCGCCGAAGCCCGGCACCGCGATCACGCGGTCGCCGACCGACAGGCCCGTCACGCCATCGCCCAGCTTGTCGACGACCCCCGACACCTCGCCGCCCGGCGCGAAGGGGCGCGGCGGTTTCATCTGGTAGAGGTCCTGGATGATGAGCAGGTCGGGATAGTTGATCGCCGCCGCCTTGACCGCGATCCGCACCTCGCCTGGGCCAGGTTCCGGCGCCTCGACCTCGTCGAGCGTCAACGTCTCGGGCCCACCGGCCTCATGGCTACGTAGCGCTCGCATCCTTATCTCCTCAATCCAGCCCACGCGCGCGGGCATCCTCGACCACCTGCGCGGCCGTCATTCCATCGAAGGTGCGCCGCTTGAACGCGTCTACGTCGCGCTCGCGATTGGAGCGCGCGCCCACCGTGTTGATCGCGCGGTCGAAGATCAGTCGGTCATCGAGCGGCAATTGCGCTCGCGCCGCCGAGGCCGAGGCCACGAAGGCCGCCTCGCTCGACCCGTCGATGGCCACCGGCTCGGGCTCCTCGCACCCGGCCAACGCCAGTGCGAGGAGCCCGCCAAGATAGCCAAGCCTCAAAGCGCGACCTCGTAAGCCGCCGTCGTCTTGGCCGCGATCTCGTCCACGGTCACGTCGGGTGCCAGCTCGATCAGCTCGAACTTGCTGTCATGATCCTTGCGCCGGAACACGCCCAGATCGGTGATGATCATGTCGACGACATTCTGCCCCGTGAGTGGCAGGTCGCAAGCGGGCTTGAACTTCGCATCGCCGTTCTTCGAGACATGCTCCATCACGACGATAATCTTCTTGACGCCCGCGACGAGGTCCATCGCCCCGCCCATGCCCTTGATCATCTTGCCGGGGATCATCCAGTTGGCGATGTCGCCCTTCTCGCTGACTTCCATCGCGCCCAGCACGGTCAGGTCGATATGCCCGCCGCGGATCATCGCGAAGCTCTGCGCGCTGTCGAAATAGCTCGACTGCGCCAGCTCACTGATCGTCTGCTTCCCCGCGTTGATGAGATCGGCGTCGACCTCGTCGGGATAGGGGAAAGGCCCGATGCCGAGCATCCCGTTCTCCGACTGCAGCGTCACCGTCTTCCCCTCGGGGATATAGTTGGCGACCAGCGTCGGGATGCCGATGCCGAGATTGACGAAATAGCCGTCTTCCAATTCCTGCGCGGCCCGCGCCGCCATCTGATTGCGATCCCAGGGCATTTAACGCTCCCCTTGTTGCTGAGTGGCGTCGTCCTCAAGCGAGGCGACGAGTTCGTCGGGCAGTCCGTGCTTGTGACCGCTCTGCATGCTCAATTGCTGGATCACCCAATGGCTTCCATCGGGACTGATCAGCTGGAAATGCGACAGGATGCGCCGCGGGGTCATGGCGCCCTCGATCGCGGTCACCGACCCGACCCAGACCGAGGCG
The nucleotide sequence above comes from Sphingomicrobium arenosum. Encoded proteins:
- a CDS encoding L,D-transpeptidase family protein codes for the protein MRKTHLLTLATILCSAAPVAAAAQELPSERMRAATTAQQSPDEAVRWSGDADQVAGADRLIDLLRFADFEGYNEGPTVAAQAEALRARAAGGDVAAAKQLSQLLDRAYLDYVTILQAPVLGVEYGDPYQKPMRFSRADHVTLLTQARSLSTLVRQNTAMNVVYEQLRASAKAYGRGLPVESAHALKATMARVRALPKRNRFVLVDVASQRLWMYDNGQPVDSMKVVVGKNEMVGPVDSRTPLIVSTIHYATHNPYWHVPDNLVRKTVGPNIKRMGESYMRPRGYEIVDRWALDANVVDPKTVDWSTALRPGNLKVRQRPGPTNSMGDFKFNFPNATGIYLHDTPMREYFGRDMRALSNGCIRLEDAERFAGWLYKGQGVPDIGGTEYHHQLPEGVAVFVTYLTAEAIDGALAFSHDVYGLDGEPQLVEQVAEATATALADEAASF
- a CDS encoding DUF6694 family lipoprotein, whose translation is MRLGYLGGLLALALAGCEEPEPVAIDGSSEAAFVASASAARAQLPLDDRLIFDRAINTVGARSNRERDVDAFKRRTFDGMTAAQVVEDARARGLD
- the grxD gene encoding Grx4 family monothiol glutaredoxin, whose amino-acid sequence is MSDIKTRIDAMVKDHPVLLFMKGSKLFPQCGFSSRAVAILDHLGTEFETVDVLADQEIRQGIKDYSDWPTIPQLYIDGEFVGGSDIMMEMYESGELKEMLGDKAGA
- a CDS encoding outer membrane protein, coding for MKKMLLAALAATALSTPAMARDGQGYFGIEGGVLFPQEQDGLLFADFDDTDLTDISVGSPYALDYDMGYDLDVVLGYDFGMFRLEVEGGYKHAQIDNLSGFDSFVSTYNTQVNDPLNDEPGTNLTESDFDLSDRDISVWSGMINGLVDFGGDDGIGFYAGGGVGYASVDVLDEAEGVFAWQLLAGARIPLSPSIDAGVKYRYFQTADIGVADDDFVSTPDGIVFTDFEDNFSSHSVLASLIVNFGGASAPPPPPPPPAPPAPPPPPPAATVTCPNGTVILATESCPSPPPPPPPPPPAPEPERG
- a CDS encoding BlaI/MecI/CopY family transcriptional regulator, translated to MDKRVSEAELEIMEALWSAAPQAVSAAEVAERVPESRGWSLPTVKTMLSRLTQKGAVRHEAEGRRYLYSPAIERDSYVGNESRRLVDRLFGGRLTPMIARLAEDEAITDSEIAEIEALLKELKK
- a CDS encoding glycosyltransferase: MLDQSSRPAGRAPMLCDLTQNYSETGGGGGNYLRYKRRYIAEKLDWQHLLIIPGPEDKVVEEGRLITAYVKSPTLPHQPNYRLMLRNKAVRGILDRFRPDVIESIDPYNLPWAALKYRDETPGTATVAGYRTDFPEAHFYEAVHTVAGKRIGRMAANLGRRYAKKLYTKFDAVYALNPIALQQFRDMGVREPFLLPQGLDLSQFREEERDPDFRASLGIADKAPLLVYAGRLDREKRVQVVLDAFRKLPEEMGAHLLVLGDGKWRQKQLEAGVEAAVHMPGYLKDRAALARAYASSDIYVSAMPYEVAGNSILEAQAAGLPVVGVEAGSMPCQVPAGTGYLGPVDDSDAMAANIQRVWREGAAAIGAEGKKLVRGNHSWDRTFGMLFGEVYPEALDRRAARDGEGASHVLSERAQGQGA
- a CDS encoding M56 family metallopeptidase, which codes for MSEWLIETLVWTSALMLLVLAIRGPVAQRFGARVAYGLWLLPAARFFVPTFETVVEREVAAPTILPAAAAGAVSGGQESALANAYIVAAMKGEAQGTDALAPAVASMDWPLLLLTLWAIGAVATFLVYQGRYVQHRRTILGPATKVERVGGIDLMVSPAAPGPMAFGTIHRVIALPQSYADRCTDTELDLALEHELSHHRSGDLFARQFGLFILSLHWFNPIAWRAYAAFHFDQEAACDARVLARRGPSAAADYGRAIAKSAAPQKLLFANARDTCLKRRLKMMKNVAHRPSGMLIMAVLAAVILPATASRAVSVIDVAAPPAPLPAGVPMAAGAPVAPVAVGGLGIAPPAPVAPIAPVAPVAVSSAAAAAHPHAYGISINGDKNYSEMTAQERAEFDEAIEEIREAIVEVRQEREEVRIEMRQEMAEVEIDMQEMRRDLAEAIRDLDEGIADIDAEADEFRRHGQDPEVMKAGLRAAKASIQAMDIEAIVEASMSSVDPEVVTNALKGAEAGLQSALAEMEARRNR
- a CDS encoding BolA/IbaG family iron-sulfur metabolism protein gives rise to the protein MPMAGPDIEAAIIAAIPDATVELTDLAGDNDHWAAVVTSASFAGMSRVKQHQKVYAALGGRIGGELHALQLTTKCPA
- a CDS encoding DUF1476 domain-containing protein, which translates into the protein MGNFEDREKAFENKFARDQEMQFKVAARRNRLLGAWAAEKMGLSEVEAENYAKEVVRADFEEAGDEDVIRKLLGDLTNAGCDVSEADIRAALEHKQVEARRHFIESNS
- a CDS encoding NADPH:quinone oxidoreductase family protein, translating into MRALRSHEAGGPETLTLDEVEAPEPGPGEVRIAVKAAAINYPDLLIIQDLYQMKPPRPFAPGGEVSGVVDKLGDGVTGLSVGDRVIAVPGFGGLSERLVVNAKAAIPLPEGVSFSMGASLLLTYATAIHALKDRGRIAVGQEVLVLGAAGGVGLAAIELAQAYGARVVAAVSSADKARVAGEAGADDCVIYPRGALDKHGSKALAGQFKAAASGEGFDIILDPVGGDYAEPALRSLGWQGRYLVVGFPAGIPKLPLNLALLKEAEVSGVFWGAFAMRDPKAYAGQVRELFALLGEGKIAPKVTGTYPLEKGGEAIAALATRKVTGKLVVTMD
- a CDS encoding 3-oxoacid CoA-transferase subunit B: MPWDRNQMAARAAQELEDGYFVNLGIGIPTLVANYIPEGKTVTLQSENGMLGIGPFPYPDEVDADLINAGKQTISELAQSSYFDSAQSFAMIRGGHIDLTVLGAMEVSEKGDIANWMIPGKMIKGMGGAMDLVAGVKKIIVVMEHVSKNGDAKFKPACDLPLTGQNVVDMIITDLGVFRRKDHDSKFELIELAPDVTVDEIAAKTTAAYEVAL